The nucleotide window GAGTGGATCACAGGATGGTCTGATGCGAGCTCGGTCTGCTCTTGGAGAGACGCCGTTCAGTGTACGACCGCTTCCTCCCCGAAGCAATTACCGGAAGGGCGCCAAGCCGATCTATCGTCACGAGACATATCTGTGTTGCTTGCGACTAATGCATCGACGCTGGCCTGGCTCCCTAATTGCTAAGCACAAATTAGTCGGCCTCGCACCAGCACCACACAGCGCCGGCTTCATACCCTCTCGAGCATCGGGTGCATCCGCCTAGCCCGGCACATTGTCGACTGCTCGTAGTCACGCACCTCGGAAATCGGTCCATCTTTGACACAATATTTTCCGCTTCCTCAGCGCTACCGCGTGAATTGGTAAGCAACTCAAGCAGCTCAGCGCGTGACATTGCAGCTAGAAATGTCTTGCCATCGATCTCGATGCGTTTGAAACCATATTGCGAAACCACAACCGGCATGGCTTCTCCAGTGACAACCCCATCAAATAGTTCCGCCTCGGTAGTCATTTGATTTTCCTCGTCTCAAACATTGTGGGTCTTAGAGTTTAGGCTAAGTTAGCGAAAAAAATGTAAGCGATTGTCGTGTAGGTGAGCGTCGGCGGTACGCGATTTAAGTTAAGCGTCTGCTCAGCAGCGTCTTGAGCACCGAGAGTTAAAGGGAGATGATGCTTGCCACACCGCTGGGAAGCGAAGTTCAGCTGGCCAGCTTGGCGGCACAGTTCCAGGGCAGGAAGTAGTCGACACGGTTTACAGGATGATCGGCGATATGCGTTAGCACATGGCGCAGCTAGGCTTCGGGCTCGATACCGTTCAGCCAGTCCCAGCAGCGCTTTGAGCGCTCCATATGCCAAACCCACAAAGATCGTCGTGAGCAACGTAACAGCTAGACACTGCACGCCAGCGACACTGGGTTGGATGTCCACGATTCACAGCCGTACCGAGGCCTGCAAATCTCGCCTTCGACAACAATCGCATACAGATCGCTTCCTATCCAGACCGCAAGCGCGATGGACACCGGCAACACGACAGGCGACACCAGCACAAGCATACCGGACGGCACTGGCTGATTGCTCGGCGTGGATCGCGACGGAACGTTATCACTCGAATTGCCTAGCTTGGGGGCGGCCAAGCGGTTTCGTTGCCTCTTCCTGGACCTAATCTAACTTCCGATGATGAATTTGCGGGGGGCCGCTGAAACGGCGGCCGACAGGAATCGCAACAGTATGCGCGCGTCGATGAAGGGCTATCCATTGGCCTCGAAGGTCAAAGGACCACTTATGGCCGAAAACGGCCGTTTTCTACAGAAAAGCCTTTTGGTACACGGAAAAGTTTCTGAGTATTACACAAGGCCGCTCCTGCCCCAAAACAGCGTTCGCTCAGCACGGCTGTTACCAATTTCAGGGATGCGAAAATAATACCTTGATTGCTGCATCATGCTGACCAGCTAGCAACGCAATTTCTGCTGGGACGACGACCTCGCTCCAAGATAACCGTGCATGGACGGACACTATTAGATACAGCTCACAGTAGGAACCAGCTAACTCCGTTTTGATCCATGTAAGAGTGCTGCACATTGTATCAAGAGTTATGGGAAGGGAAATATACCTACTTTTATCTGTAGGTCGCATACCTCCACGACGACACTCGAAGCGAATGGCTATTCGTTCGAAAGTTTGAGAATCGATCCCATGAACTACGATGAAATAGGCAAGCTGGTCGTCTTTGTTAGCTGTTGTAATCAAGGTTCTTTAGCCCAGCATCCAGACCGGGATTTTATTCGTGTTAATTCTGATCGGTTCGACTTCTGGCCGAACTCGCCGTTTGTCACAGGAAAGCACGCAGTCGAACCGAAAAGTCACATACTATCACCATAGGTGGCGCCTGTCCGTTCCAGCGATCGCATAGCGAAACTACATGACGCCCCACCACATTTGCCGGGCTCCGGGCTCTGGTTTGAGCTGGTGCGACACCGATGTCACTGTCTCAAGCAAAGCGGTCACCTCTGCTGGCTTTTTTCCGCGCATCGTAGAAAACCCCGCAGTATTGACAATCGCCTGTTTGAAGGCGCTAAGCTCATTGGCGTCCCAACAAGCAAATGCCCAAGTTCCGGCTGGAATTACGTGTTTGATAACGTCCATGTCCCATTTATAGCAAATGCGCAAGCGCAGTCTATGAACTGGCGAAGGCGCCAAAATAGGGTCAAATGGAAGCCGGAGAAGTCTGACTAGGCCAATCTCGAGACGAGTTCCACGCCCGTGATCCGTTACGCCCTCATAGCACGCGATCCCATCTCCATCCTCAGCAAGTACATTGCAGAACCTAGTGGCGGTCCAAAACTCTGCCATAGCGTCGAACGCAGTCGGCAAATTTAGGGATGAAAGCTTGAGCGATTTGGCGCGAAGGAAAGATCGAAACTCTTTCTCGACTTGAGAAGATTCTTTTATAAGCATGGGCTAATTATAGAAAGAAGGCGAATCTGACCGGCGGTCCGCGACAGTCCGCTTCTGGCCCAAAAGCGGCCTGTCGCAATGGCTCAGTGTACGATGTCGTTGCTCTAAGGACAAGTAACCTGTCTATCAGGCGCTCCAGGCAATAACCTTTGAAACGTGAAAAAAAGGGGCCATTGGCCCCTTTACCGAGTACTGAAGTCAACGATGTGCCCGGGCGATTATCTGGCTGTAACCACGCTGGAGTCGTGGCATGCCCGCGCCACACAATTCCCCCTGCCCTACTTCTTCGGTGTCAGCATCAGCAGCCGGCCCCGCGAACCGTCTTCCAGCAACCATAGCGCGCCATCCGGCCCGGTACGCACGGCGCGGATGCGTTCGCCCATGTCCCAATGGTCCGCCTTGCTCGCGTTCTCGCCGTCGAGGGCGATGCGGTCCAGCGACTGGCCCGACAGACCGGTGATGAAGAGGGAATTTTTCCACTTCGGGAACAGGTCCGCATCGTAGTAAGCCAGGCCGCCCGGTGAAATGGCCGGGTCCCAGGACACTTTCGGGGCCTCGAAGCCGTCGCCGGGCGCGTGGTCGGGGATGTCCCGGCCGTCATAGTGGCTGCCATTCGATGCCTTCGGCCAGCCATAGTTGAGGCCTGGCTTGATCAGGTTGATCTCGTCGCCATGGCGCGGGCCCATTTCCATTTCCCACAGGCGCCCCTGCCTGTCGAAGGCGATGCCCAGCAGGTTGCGGTGGCCATACGACCAGACGGCTGCATGGAAGCCCTTGGCCGCGAGCGGATTGCCGGCGGCCGGCGTGCCGTCGAGGTTCAGGCGCAGCACCTTGCCGAGCGTCGATCTGGGGTCCTGCGCCGGATCGAAAAGCTGGCGGTCGCCGCTGGTGAAGAAGAGATGCTTGCCATCCGGCGAGAAGCCGATACGGCCCGAGTAGTGCCCGCCGGTCGACGCATCGTGGCCGCGGAAAATGGCCTTTGTATCCTTGAGCGTGCCGCCTGCCTGGTCCAGTGTCGCGGTGGCGAGCACGACCCGGCTGCCGGCACCAGGGGCCGCCTCGGAGTAGCTGAAGTAGAGTCGCTTGCTGGCCGCGAAATCGGGAGCGGGCACGATGTCCATGAGCGCACCCTGGCCCCTGCTGCTGACGGCGGGTGTGCCGGACACGGTCCGCCTGGCACCGGTTGCGGGATCGAAGAGGATCATCGTCCCTTCCTTTTGGGTCACCAGCATCTTCCCATCGGGCAGGAATGCCATGGCCCATGGGTTCTTGAAGGTGCCCACAGGCTTGACTTCGAAAGGCAGGCCGGCTGCGGATGCACTGGCCGGCGCGGCGACGAACGCGAGCAGGGTGAGCGAGAAAGTGGTGGCGAGGCCGAGCATGCTCGATTTCATGTTGTCCAGATCTCCATTGATGCCAGGTTGTAGGGGCGAAAGGTAGGCCGATGCGCACCGGGCGGGTACTTCACGACCGTGCGCCCCCTTCCCCACGTGCCGCGAGATATGCGCCGGCGCTGTTGATCCACGGGGGCGGTGGAAAGTGTAGAGCAAAACGCCCATTGCGGACGCTGCGCTGGTCGCGGCCGGCTCGCGCCGCGCCTGAGGCGAGCGGCAGCGCGCAGTGATGCCACCCAGGCAGCCGACCAGCCTTATTTTCGCGCTTCACCGCGCCAAACAAAAAAGGCCTGCAACCAAACGTTGCAAGCCTTAAGTGATCAAACTGAGTGGTCAAACTGAGTGATCAAACCGACTGATCAAAAGAATCCTGGTGGGAAGTGCAAGTTTCGAACTTGCGACCCCTGCAGTGTGAATGCAGTGCTCTACCCCTGAGCTAACCTCCCTGAAAGAGGCATGATTGTAGTGACACCCTTGCGTACCGTCAAGACCCTTTTCGCCATTGTGCCTGCGAACGGGATGGCGACACGCCATTGCCAGTGTTCCCGAAGCCCATCCACCGGCACGCGCCCACGCTCGAGTGTTGCGCACAAGCAAAAATTTGACGGGGAAAATGTGTCGGGTGCTCTATAATTTCGTGACACGCGCATCAGCCCGTGCCTTTCCACTCTGTCACCGCCCTGGCGACGGCGGCGGAAAAGACGGCAGCCGCAGGAACGATATGACCAGAAGAGCCAGCTTTTCACGCGCAGGACTCGTCGCAGTGATGGTGGGTGCGGCGCCGGCCCACGCCATGGAGTCCTTCGGCAACCGCTTCGCCGACATGTCGCTCGAACAGCTCAGCGATGTCGTCGTGACGTCGGTGTCGCGGCAGGAGGAACGGCTCAGCGACACGGCCGCTTCCATCTTCATCATCAGCGGCGGCGACATCCGGCGCAGCGGCGCGCAGTCCCTGCCCGAGGCGCTGCGCCTGGCGCCGAACCTGCAGGTGGCCCAGGTCGATGCGCGCAACTGGGCCGTCACCGCGCGCGGCTTCAATACCCCGTTCGAGAACAAGCTGCTGGTAATGATCGACGGCCGCAGCATCTACACGCCGCTGTTTTCCGGTGTGTTCTGGGATGCCCAGGACGTGGTGATGGAAGACATCGAACGCATCGAAGTCATCAGCGGGCCCGGCGCGACGATCTGGGGCGCCAACGCCGTCAACGGCGTCATCAATGTCATCACGCGCTCGTCGGCCGACACCCAGGGCGGACAGTTCGCAGCGGCCGGCGGCGGGCAGGACAAGAATGCCTCGCTGCGCTACGGCGGCACGCTGGCCGGCGGCGGCACTTACCGCGTGTACGGGAAGTACCATCAGCTGGACAATACCCTGACCGCCACCGGAATTGACACCAACACCGGCATGCACCGCACCCAGGCCGGCTTTCGCGCCGACTGGAAGCTGCGGGACAGCGAGCTGACCGTGTCCGGCGACGCCTACCAGGGCAAGCTGGGCCAGCTGGCCGCCTTGCCCGTGCAGACTTCCGGCGCCAACCTGCTGGGCCGGCTGACGCGCAAACTGTCGCCCGACGCTAATCTGCGCCTGCAGCTCATCCTGGACCACACCGAGCGGAACCAGCCGGGGGCGTTCGTCGAGCGCCTGTCCACGCTGGACCTGGAAGCCCAGCACGACGTGCGCCTCGGCGAACGCAACCTGCTGACATGGGGCGGCGGCTTCCGCCAGAGCTGGGACAGGGTAACGAACTCGCCCGGCCTGGGCTTCCTGCCCGGCGACCTGAACCTGCGCTGGTCGAACCTGTTCGTGCAAAACGAATACGCCGTCTCGCCGGCGCTGAAAGTGACCGCCGGCGCAAAGGTCGAGCACAACATCTACACGGGCGCCGAATACCTGCCCAGCCTGCGCCTGGCGTGGACACCGGGCGCGGACCAGCTGGTCTGGGGCAGCGTGGCCCGCACCGTGCGCGCGCCATCGCGCTTCGACCGCGACCTGCACTCGCCGAGCGCGCCGATGAACGCCGGCGGGCGCGCGGTCTACCTGATCGGCGGCGGCCCCGACTTCCAGTCCGAAGTGGCCAGGGTCGTCGAACTGGGCTACCGCGCACAGCCCGCCGCCACGCTGTCCTGGTCGGCCACGGCGTACTACAGCCGCTACGACAGGTTGCGCACGCTCGAGCCCCAAGCCAGCCCCACCGCGCCGGCGCTGCTGCAGTTCCAGAACCTGCGGGAAGGCACCACGCGGGGCATCGAGATGTGGGGCCAGTGGCAGGCCACGCCGGCCTGGCGGATCAACGCCGGCCTGGTGTTGCAGAACGTGCACACCTCCCTGCTGCCGGGCAGCCAGGACACCAGCGCCAGCAGCGGCCTGACGACCAACGACCCGAAGCGCCATTGGCTGCTGCGCACCTCGCACGACCTGACCGACGACAGCGCGCTGGACCTAACGCTGCGCTATGTGGGAGCGCTGCCGGATCCGGCCGTGCCATCGTATTACGAGCTCGATGGGCAGTGGACGTGGAGCCCGCGCCCGAATCTCGACGTAGCACTGGTCGGGCGCAACCTGCTGCATCGCTCCCACCCCGAGTTCGGCGACAATCCCGGGCGCAGCATGTTCAGGCGCAGCGTGCTGCTGAAGCTGACGCTGCGTTTCTAGGCGTGGCGGCCATCAATTCCCGTCATGCATCCGCTGATGGACATGGCAAGGAGGACGCTTCGGAACGCACGCGGGTCCGGCCTCAGGTCTTCAGCCGGAGCGCGTCGATCACGAGCGTGACCGCGCGGGACGAATTCCGCCGGCTCGGGTAGTAGGCATGCAGCGCGGGGAAGCGCGGGCACCAGTCTTCCATCACGCTCACCAGCCGCCCCATGCTCACGTGCGGGCCGGCCATGTCGGCGGGAACGAAGGCCAGGCCGCAGCCCGTCAAGGCCGCGTCGAGCATATGGCCGGCACTGTTGCAGACGACTTGCCCCCGCACGCGCATTTCCAGCTTTTGCCCGTCCTTCTCCAGTTCCCATGCGTAGATGCCGCCGCTGCTCGCCAGCCGCAGGGTGACGCAGTTGTGCTTCATCAGGTCCGCCGGCATGGCCGGTTTCGGGTGCCAGCCGAAATAGCCGGGCGAGCCGACGATCGCCATCGGCACCTCGCCGGTCAGCCGGACCGCGATCATGTCCTTCTCGACCTGGTCGCCGTAACGCACGCCGATGTCGAAGCGCTCGGCGGCGATGTCGACCAGCCGGTAGTCAGAACTGATCTCCACATGCAGGTCGGGGTAGCGCGGCAGGATCGGCGCGATCCGGGGCCACAGCACGCTGCTGACCACGTGATCGATCGCCGTGATGCGTACCGTGCCCGCGGGCTTGTCGCCCAGGTCGCTGACGGCCGCGATCTCGGCCTCAATCTCTTCGAGGCGGGGGCCGACGTTCTGCAGCAGCCGTTCTCCCGCCTCCGTCGGCGAGACGCTGCGTGTGGTCCTGGTCAGCAGGCGTACGCCCAGGCGCCCTTCCAGGCCGCGGATGATGTGGCTGAGTGCGGACTGCGTCATGCCGAGCCTGGCCGCGGCACGCGTAAAGCTGCGTTCCCGGGCCACGGCGAGGAAGACGATGATGTCATTGATATTGTCGCGTGCCATGCGCACTCCGGCCGGTGTGGGGAAAAACAGGTCTGGGGGCAAATTCGCCAGGCAGTGATGCGGCTTGGATAAGCCCACCCCAAGTGCAAATTCCGGGGTCAGACCCGGCGGGTCTGACCCCTGCCCTTCGCTGTTGGGGTGAATGCATATGCGCTCAATATGTCGGTAACGCTTAACTTAACGGCACTGCCGCCAGGCAGTATTTTATGACGCCGCCTAAGCAATGGAGCGCCGTATTCATGAACCTGGTTCATATGGGCAAGCAATTCCGGGGCCGTTGCGCGCCCTGCTTCACCCTTACCATTCCCCGCTGTTCGGCGTGACAACGCCCGTGAATATCGAAGGGAATCCCGCATGCATGGTCCAGCCGCCTTACTCTCCACCGATCGTCCCGCCGCCTGGGGCGGCGTCTTCGCCATGACGCTGTGCGTCTTCGCGCTGATCGCCTCGGAGTTCATGCCGGTCAGCCTGCTGACGCCGATCGCCGGGGCCCTGCATGTCAGCCAGGGCATGGCGGGACGGGGCATCGCCATCTCCGGCGCCTTTGCCGTCGTCACGAGCCTGTTCATTTCGGCGCTGGCCGGCAGCATGGACCGCAAGACGCTGCTGCTCCTGCTGACGGGCGCCATGGGCCTGTCCGGCGCCATCGTCGCGCTGGCGCCCAGCTACGCCGTCTACATGGCCGGCCGCGCACTGATCGGCGTCGCCGTCGGCGGCTTCTGGGCCATGTCGGCGGCCACTGCCATGCGCTTGGTGCCGCTCCAGCAGGTTCCGCGTGCATTGGCGATCTTCAATGGCGGCAACGCACTGGCCACGGTCGTCGCGGCGCCCCTCGGCGCCTACCTGGGTTCGGTCATCGGCTGGCGCGGCGCCTTCCTGTGCCTGGTGCCGGTATCGCTCGTCGCGCTGGCCTGGCAGTGGGTCAGCCTGCCTTCGATGCCGGCCGCGCCGCAGGCGGCAGGTGCGCGACGGCCGCTGGCGATCTTCAGGCTGTTGCGCAATCCGGTCGCCAGCCTGGGCATGCTGGCCGTCGGCCTGTTCTTCATGGGGCAATTCACGCTGTTCACCTATGTGCGGCCGTTTCTCGAAACCGTGACCCGGGTCGATACGGGCAACCTGTCGCTGATCCTGCTTGTGATCGGTCTCACGGGATTCCTCGGCACGCTGTTCGTCGGCACCGTGCTGCAACGCGGCTTCTACCCGACGCTGGCGGCAATCCCCGTGCTGATGGGGGCCGCGGCCATTGCCCTGGCCGCTTTTGGCAGCCAGGCGGGCATCGTCGTTGCACTGCTGGGCTTCTGGGGCTTGATCGCTACGGCGGCGCCAGTGGGCTGGTGGGCGTGGATACCGCGCACTTTCCCGCGGGATGCGGAAGCTGGCGGCGGCTTGATGGTGGCGGTGATCCAGTTGTCGATCGCCCTCGGATCGACCATCGGGGGCGTGCTGTTCGATGGCAGCGGCTACCGGAGCGCCTTCACGGCCAGCGCCGCCATGCTGCTGGGCGCCGCCGTGCTGGTGTGGCTGACGGCACGTAGCCAGGCGCGGCAGGCTGGCGGCAGCGGAGCGGTCGCGTGACCGGCCGATGCAGCCTTCATGGCGCCATCAGACCCTCAATGCTGCAGGTCGATAAACGCGGCGATCTCCGCCAGCGCGAACGTGCAGACGCAGTCGCTGCGCCCGCCGGGTTCTTCGAGGGGTAGAGGTGGCAGGCGCTTCACGGCCGTGGGAATGCCCGCGCCGATCAGCCGGGCGCCGTACTGTTCGGCCTCGTCGCGCAGCGGGTCGTCGTCGGCCGACAGGATCAGCGCCGGCGGCAGGTTCTTCAGGCGCGACGATTGCAATGGCGACGCGTAGGGGTGTGTGCGGTCGGCGGCATTGGGCAGGTAGGCTCGATAGCCTTCTGCGCAGGTGCGCGCCACGTCGTCGACCACGGTGGCCTTGTCTAGGCAGGCCGGCATGGTGCGCATCGAGCATGTCGACAGCCCCGGGTCGAGCATCGGCATGATCAGTACCTGCCCGGCCAGGGCCGGCCCGCCGCGGTCGCGCGCCACCAGCGACACCACGGCGGCCAGGTTGGCGCCGGCCTCGATGCCGGCCACGATGAGCCGCTTGCCGTTCCAGGCCAGCTTCGCCTTGTTCTTCTTCGCCCACAGCAACACCGCATGGGCGTCTTCCACCGCGGCCGGGAACGGGCTGGCACATGCCAGCGTGTAGCCGGCCGCCAGCGCCACCTGCCGGGGATCGGCCATGACAAGCTGGCGCAGGAACTCGTCGGCCTCGTCGATCGAGCCGCCGACGAAGCCGCCGCCGTGGAAGAACACCACCAGCGTGTCGCGCTTGCCCGCCGCCGGCCCGGCCATGTGCAGGCGGGCCGGCAGCGGGCCGGTGGCACCGGCGGCTTCCATGTCGCGGGAATCGCAGCGCACCGGCGCTTCCCCGGCGCTGGCCGATCGTTCAGTCATGTTTCAGTCCCTTCGTATCCATGCCAGCCCCGCGGCAACTCCACCGCGGCGCGTTGATACCGTACAGTTTCCTTCCCGTACAGCTTCCACTCCAGTACAGCTTCCACTCCAGTACAGCTTCCACTTCCGCACAGCTTCATTCCATATATATTGGTGACTACTCACTCATTTAAATGGCAAAGGGTCAAGAGGACGGCAGGAAAATGCGCGCGTAGGCGTTGAAGCCGCTGAGCTTGTACTCGGCGGCGCGCGCCGGTTCGCGCGTGGCGAAGTCCAGCGTGGCATCGGCGATCGCGATGATGATGGCATCGTCGAAGGCGGGATGCAGGTCCTGGAACAGTCCGCTGTTCATGCTGGTGGCTTCCACCAGGCCCAGGTCCGGGAACAGCGACAGTTCGGCCGCGCGCGTCTGCGGCGTCAGGATATCGGTCACGGCCAGCTGGTTGATGGCCCTGATCCATGACGGATGCGCCAGGCCCCAGTCGATGTAGGCGTTCCACTGCTGGCGGGCGCGCTGGACCAGCGGCTGCGCGGGATCGAGCGCTTCCGCCAGGGCCGCGCACATGTGGCCGAACAGATGCAGGTACAGCTCGTTCAGCAGTGCTTCCTTGGTGGGGAAATATCGGAACAGCGTGCCTTCGGCCACGCCGGCCATGGCCGAGATCATGGCCGTCGGCGCGCCGACGCCCCGCTGCGCCACGGCTTCGGCGGCCGCGTGCAGCAGTTGAAGGCGTTTTTCTTCGCTCTTGGGTCGGGCCACGGATCGGCTAGATGAATGAGTGTGTACTCATTATACGGGGCATGAAGCGTCGCGGCAACGGTGCGCGGCAACCGTGCGCGGCAATAATGTCCGGCATCGACCGGACGCCAGGCGAGCCGTCGTGGAACGGCTCGCCTGGCGGGGTGCCGGGTCTGTTACATCACCACGTCGCCCGCATTGAACTCCGTGATGCCGACCAGCCGGATCGCGAACTCCGCCGCGCTGTCGGCATTGGTGTTCCCGTAGAGCACACCGTCGGCGAAGCGCAGCTGCCCTGCCTGGGTGAATGCGGCAGCGCTGGCGATGAAGCCGGTGAACGCTTCGTTGCCGGTGGTCGCCGTGTTGGCGTCGAGCGTGGCCAGGTCGACCTTGTCCGCACCGCGCACGAAGTCGCCGATGACGTCCCAGGTGCTGGCCGTAATGCCCGAATCGGCCAGCGCATTGAAGTCGAACGTATCGTTGCCGCCGCCGCCCTTGAGCATGTCGGCGCCGCCCCCGCCCGTGATCACGTTGGCGGCGGCGTTGCCCGTGATCGTGTTGGCTTGCGCGCTGCCGGTGCCGTTGATTGCCGCGCTGCCGGCCAGCAGCAGGGTTTCCACGTTCGCTTCCAGCACGAAGCTGGCGCTACTCTGCACCGTGTCGCTGCCGCCGCCGGTGTACTCGATTGCCCGGTCGGCGCTGTCGCCGACGAGATACAGGTCGTCGCCGTTGCCGCCGGCGAGGTAGTCGGCATGGGCACCGCCATCGAGGGTGTCGTTGCCCTCTTCGCCGTACAGCGTGTCGACGTCCGTTCCACCGTCGAGCTTGTCGTTCCCGGCGCCGCCGTACAGCATGTCGTCGCCGCCCAGGCCCGACAGCACATCGTCCGTCGCGTAACCGTGGCGCACGTCGTTCCCGGCCGTGGCAAGCTGCACTTTCGCCTTCACGGTCGCCACGTCCCAGATCGTGCCGTCGGCGAACCTGATCTGCTCGACCTGGTAGCCACCCGTGGCGTCCGCGCTGAAGTAGCTGGCAACGCGCAGCTCTTCGCCGGTGCCGTTCAGCGCCAGCACCAGCGCCGTGCCGTCGCGCGTGAGCGCCACGTTCGTGGTGGCGATGCCGGCGCCCAACTGGATCGCGTCGATCTTGCCCGCCGTGCCGTCGTAGGAGGAGATCGTGTCCCTGCCGGCGCCCCAGCCGAACAGGTAGGTATCGTTGCCCGTGCCACCGTCGAGCGCATCGTCGCCCGCGCCACCGTCGAGCTGGTCGTTGCCGGCATAGCCGTACAGCGAGTCGCGGTCGGTGCCGCCCTGCAGCGTGTCGTTGCCGTTGCCGCCGTCGAGCCGGTCGTCGTGGGCGCCGCCCACCAGGCTGTCGTCGCCGTCCTCGCCGTACAGCGTGTCGTTGTCCGCGCCGCCATCGAGCTTGTCGTTGCCGGCGGCCCCGTACAGCGTGTCGGCGCCACCCAGGCCGGCCAGCACGTCGCCCGTCGCGTAACCATGGCGCACGTCGTTCCCGGCCGTGGCCACCTGCACCTTCGCCTTCACGGCCGCGATATTCCAGATGGTGCCGTCGGCGAACCTGATCTGCTCGACCTGGTAGCCACCCGTGGCGTCGGCGCTGAAGTAGCTGGCG belongs to Pseudoduganella albidiflava and includes:
- a CDS encoding PQQ-dependent sugar dehydrogenase; the encoded protein is MKSSMLGLATTFSLTLLAFVAAPASASAAGLPFEVKPVGTFKNPWAMAFLPDGKMLVTQKEGTMILFDPATGARRTVSGTPAVSSRGQGALMDIVPAPDFAASKRLYFSYSEAAPGAGSRVVLATATLDQAGGTLKDTKAIFRGHDASTGGHYSGRIGFSPDGKHLFFTSGDRQLFDPAQDPRSTLGKVLRLNLDGTPAAGNPLAAKGFHAAVWSYGHRNLLGIAFDRQGRLWEMEMGPRHGDEINLIKPGLNYGWPKASNGSHYDGRDIPDHAPGDGFEAPKVSWDPAISPGGLAYYDADLFPKWKNSLFITGLSGQSLDRIALDGENASKADHWDMGERIRAVRTGPDGALWLLEDGSRGRLLMLTPKK
- a CDS encoding TonB-dependent receptor plug domain-containing protein, giving the protein MTRRASFSRAGLVAVMVGAAPAHAMESFGNRFADMSLEQLSDVVVTSVSRQEERLSDTAASIFIISGGDIRRSGAQSLPEALRLAPNLQVAQVDARNWAVTARGFNTPFENKLLVMIDGRSIYTPLFSGVFWDAQDVVMEDIERIEVISGPGATIWGANAVNGVINVITRSSADTQGGQFAAAGGGQDKNASLRYGGTLAGGGTYRVYGKYHQLDNTLTATGIDTNTGMHRTQAGFRADWKLRDSELTVSGDAYQGKLGQLAALPVQTSGANLLGRLTRKLSPDANLRLQLILDHTERNQPGAFVERLSTLDLEAQHDVRLGERNLLTWGGGFRQSWDRVTNSPGLGFLPGDLNLRWSNLFVQNEYAVSPALKVTAGAKVEHNIYTGAEYLPSLRLAWTPGADQLVWGSVARTVRAPSRFDRDLHSPSAPMNAGGRAVYLIGGGPDFQSEVARVVELGYRAQPAATLSWSATAYYSRYDRLRTLEPQASPTAPALLQFQNLREGTTRGIEMWGQWQATPAWRINAGLVLQNVHTSLLPGSQDTSASSGLTTNDPKRHWLLRTSHDLTDDSALDLTLRYVGALPDPAVPSYYELDGQWTWSPRPNLDVALVGRNLLHRSHPEFGDNPGRSMFRRSVLLKLTLRF
- a CDS encoding LysR family transcriptional regulator translates to MARDNINDIIVFLAVARERSFTRAAARLGMTQSALSHIIRGLEGRLGVRLLTRTTRSVSPTEAGERLLQNVGPRLEEIEAEIAAVSDLGDKPAGTVRITAIDHVVSSVLWPRIAPILPRYPDLHVEISSDYRLVDIAAERFDIGVRYGDQVEKDMIAVRLTGEVPMAIVGSPGYFGWHPKPAMPADLMKHNCVTLRLASSGGIYAWELEKDGQKLEMRVRGQVVCNSAGHMLDAALTGCGLAFVPADMAGPHVSMGRLVSVMEDWCPRFPALHAYYPSRRNSSRAVTLVIDALRLKT
- a CDS encoding MFS transporter; protein product: MTLCVFALIASEFMPVSLLTPIAGALHVSQGMAGRGIAISGAFAVVTSLFISALAGSMDRKTLLLLLTGAMGLSGAIVALAPSYAVYMAGRALIGVAVGGFWAMSAATAMRLVPLQQVPRALAIFNGGNALATVVAAPLGAYLGSVIGWRGAFLCLVPVSLVALAWQWVSLPSMPAAPQAAGARRPLAIFRLLRNPVASLGMLAVGLFFMGQFTLFTYVRPFLETVTRVDTGNLSLILLVIGLTGFLGTLFVGTVLQRGFYPTLAAIPVLMGAAAIALAAFGSQAGIVVALLGFWGLIATAAPVGWWAWIPRTFPRDAEAGGGLMVAVIQLSIALGSTIGGVLFDGSGYRSAFTASAAMLLGAAVLVWLTARSQARQAGGSGAVA
- a CDS encoding alpha/beta hydrolase, which gives rise to MTERSASAGEAPVRCDSRDMEAAGATGPLPARLHMAGPAAGKRDTLVVFFHGGGFVGGSIDEADEFLRQLVMADPRQVALAAGYTLACASPFPAAVEDAHAVLLWAKKNKAKLAWNGKRLIVAGIEAGANLAAVVSLVARDRGGPALAGQVLIMPMLDPGLSTCSMRTMPACLDKATVVDDVARTCAEGYRAYLPNAADRTHPYASPLQSSRLKNLPPALILSADDDPLRDEAEQYGARLIGAGIPTAVKRLPPLPLEEPGGRSDCVCTFALAEIAAFIDLQH
- a CDS encoding TetR/AcrR family transcriptional regulator, with product MARPKSEEKRLQLLHAAAEAVAQRGVGAPTAMISAMAGVAEGTLFRYFPTKEALLNELYLHLFGHMCAALAEALDPAQPLVQRARQQWNAYIDWGLAHPSWIRAINQLAVTDILTPQTRAAELSLFPDLGLVEATSMNSGLFQDLHPAFDDAIIIAIADATLDFATREPARAAEYKLSGFNAYARIFLPSS